In Streptomyces seoulensis, the following are encoded in one genomic region:
- the dapA gene encoding 4-hydroxy-tetrahydrodipicolinate synthase: MRQRNAPFGRTLCAMVTPFTPAGALDVDGAARLATRLVAGGCDGLVLNGTTGESPTTTDAEKRELIAAVRSAVGPAVPLVAGVGTADTRHTVELTLAAEKAGADAALVVTPYYSRPQQAAVEAHFRQVADASGLPLMLYDIPGRTGTRLTPATIIRLAEHPRVIAVKDCSYDFLATQQVLAATELAYYAGCDEHILPLYATGAAGCVSTIANVAPGEVAAILAAFDAGDTALAAELQSRVTPLIETLMASDLPGTVTVKALLNTLNLPAGPVRPPLLAADAETTANLLSRYEALVPR; encoded by the coding sequence ATGAGGCAACGGAACGCACCCTTCGGCCGCACGCTCTGCGCGATGGTCACCCCGTTCACGCCGGCCGGCGCGCTCGACGTGGACGGGGCGGCCCGCCTGGCCACCCGTCTGGTGGCCGGGGGCTGCGACGGGCTGGTCCTGAACGGCACCACGGGCGAGTCGCCGACCACCACCGACGCGGAGAAGCGGGAGCTGATCGCGGCGGTCCGCTCCGCGGTGGGCCCCGCCGTCCCGCTGGTCGCGGGTGTCGGCACGGCGGACACCCGGCACACCGTCGAACTCACCCTCGCCGCCGAGAAGGCGGGCGCCGACGCGGCCCTCGTCGTCACCCCGTACTACAGCCGCCCCCAACAGGCCGCCGTCGAGGCCCACTTCCGCCAGGTCGCGGACGCGAGCGGCCTCCCCCTGATGCTCTACGACATCCCGGGCCGCACCGGCACCCGCCTCACCCCCGCCACGATCATCCGCCTGGCGGAACACCCCCGCGTCATCGCCGTCAAGGACTGCTCCTACGACTTCCTCGCCACCCAGCAGGTGCTGGCCGCGACGGAGTTGGCGTACTACGCGGGCTGCGACGAACACATCCTCCCGCTGTACGCGACAGGCGCGGCGGGCTGCGTGAGCACGATCGCGAACGTGGCGCCGGGAGAGGTGGCGGCCATCCTGGCGGCCTTCGACGCGGGCGACACAGCCCTCGCCGCCGAACTCCAGTCCCGCGTAACCCCGTTGATCGAGACCCTGATGGCCTCGGACCTGCCGGGCACGGTAACGGTGAAGGCCCTGCTCAACACCCTGAACCTCCCAGCGGGCCCGGTACGACCACCGCTGCTCGCGGCGGACGCGGAGACCACGGCGAACCTGCTGTCCCGCTACGAAGCACTCGTCCCGCGATAA
- a CDS encoding endonuclease/exonuclease/phosphatase family protein, which produces MPSRTSARLAALTVAAVCGAASAVVATSPAHADSVRVHDIQGTTRLSPYAGKQVADVPGVVTAVRTYGSSKGFWLQDPNPDADPATSEGVFVFTSSTPKAAVGDSVTVSGTVSEYVPGGTASGNQSVTEITKPVVTTVSTGNPVPAPVVITKRAVPERYAPAGDPAANNSINALPLDPKTYALDYYESLEGMNVQVSDARVVTGTDPYSELWVTVKPKEHRTERGGTLYGSYDAQNTGRLQVQSLGATADFPQANVGDTLAGTTTGPLDFNQFGGYTLVASALGTLESGGLERETTRKQASGELAVATYNVENLDPSDKTFDAHASAIVNNLRSPDIVSLEEIQDDNGATDDGTVGASATVDKLIDAIVAAGGPRYDWRSIDPVDKQDGGEPGGNIRQVFLFNPERVSFTDRPGGDSTTAVGVAKENGKARLTVSPGRIDPANAAWANSRKPLAGEFVFKGRTVFVIANHLNSKGGDQALTGQYQPVVRSSETQRHAQATEVNTFVKSLLGVQKDAEVIALGDMNDFEFSDTAKTLEGDGQLWSAIKSLPRSERYTYDYQGNAQVLDQILISKSIRRGSFDYDSVHINSEFHDQISDHDPQVLRFRP; this is translated from the coding sequence TTGCCGAGCAGGACTTCCGCGCGTCTCGCCGCGCTCACCGTCGCCGCCGTGTGCGGCGCCGCGTCCGCCGTCGTCGCCACCTCGCCCGCGCACGCCGACTCGGTGCGCGTCCACGACATCCAGGGCACCACCCGCCTCTCGCCGTACGCCGGCAAGCAGGTCGCCGACGTACCCGGCGTGGTCACCGCCGTCCGCACCTACGGTTCGTCCAAGGGCTTCTGGCTCCAGGACCCGAACCCCGACGCCGACCCCGCCACCAGCGAGGGCGTCTTCGTCTTCACCAGCTCCACGCCGAAGGCCGCGGTCGGCGACTCGGTGACCGTCTCCGGCACCGTCTCGGAGTACGTCCCCGGCGGCACCGCCTCGGGCAACCAGTCGGTCACCGAGATCACCAAGCCGGTCGTCACCACCGTCTCCACCGGCAACCCGGTCCCGGCCCCGGTCGTGATCACCAAGCGCGCGGTGCCGGAACGATACGCCCCGGCGGGCGACCCGGCCGCGAACAACTCCATCAACGCCCTGCCGCTCGACCCCAAGACCTACGCCCTCGACTACTACGAGTCGCTGGAGGGCATGAACGTCCAGGTCAGCGACGCGCGCGTGGTCACCGGCACCGACCCGTACAGCGAGCTGTGGGTCACCGTGAAGCCCAAGGAGCACCGCACCGAGCGGGGCGGCACCCTGTACGGTTCCTACGACGCGCAGAACACCGGGCGCCTCCAGGTCCAGTCCCTCGGCGCGACGGCGGACTTCCCGCAGGCGAACGTCGGCGACACCCTCGCCGGCACCACCACCGGCCCGCTGGACTTCAACCAGTTCGGCGGCTACACCCTGGTGGCGAGCGCGCTGGGCACGCTGGAGAGCGGCGGCCTGGAGCGGGAGACCACGCGCAAGCAGGCGTCCGGCGAGCTGGCGGTGGCGACGTACAACGTCGAGAACCTCGACCCGTCCGACAAGACCTTCGACGCGCACGCGTCCGCGATCGTGAACAACCTGCGCTCGCCCGACATCGTGTCCCTGGAGGAGATCCAGGACGACAACGGCGCCACCGACGACGGTACGGTCGGCGCGTCCGCGACCGTCGACAAGCTGATCGACGCGATCGTGGCCGCGGGCGGTCCGCGCTACGACTGGCGCTCCATCGACCCCGTCGACAAGCAGGACGGCGGGGAGCCGGGCGGCAACATCCGGCAGGTGTTCCTCTTCAACCCCGAGCGGGTCTCCTTCACCGACCGCCCCGGCGGCGACTCCACCACGGCGGTCGGCGTCGCGAAGGAGAACGGCAAGGCCCGGCTGACCGTGTCCCCCGGCCGGATCGACCCCGCGAACGCGGCCTGGGCCAACAGCCGCAAGCCGCTGGCCGGGGAGTTCGTGTTCAAGGGCCGGACGGTCTTCGTGATCGCCAACCACCTCAACTCCAAGGGCGGCGACCAGGCGTTGACCGGGCAGTACCAGCCGGTCGTCCGCAGCTCGGAGACGCAGCGGCACGCGCAGGCGACGGAGGTCAACACCTTCGTCAAGTCCCTGCTCGGCGTCCAGAAGGACGCGGAGGTCATCGCGCTCGGGGACATGAACGACTTCGAGTTCTCCGACACCGCGAAGACCCTGGAGGGTGACGGGCAGCTCTGGTCGGCGATCAAGTCGCTGCCGCGCAGCGAGCGTTACACCTACGACTACCAGGGCAACGCGCAGGTGCTCGACCAGATCCTGATCAGCAAGTCGATCCGGCGCGGGTCGTTCGACTACGACAGCGTGCACATCAACTCGGAGTTCCACGACCAGATCAGCGACCACGACCCGCAGGTGCTGCGCTTCCGCCCCTGA
- a CDS encoding TetR/AcrR family transcriptional regulator, which produces MRADARRNHARLLTAAASAFAEHGEGASLDDIAKRAGVGSGTLYRHFPTRRALLEAAYAARIDALAERGDELSRSLPPSEALTEWLHEVCVATIQVRGLKSLMGSAVADADSTPLTACGTVVRTTAKRLVEQARSEGALRPDLTPADLLRLTHGIATAAELGGGEKDTRRYLDLLLEGLRPLC; this is translated from the coding sequence ATGCGGGCAGACGCCCGACGCAACCACGCCCGCCTCCTGACCGCCGCCGCCTCAGCCTTCGCCGAACACGGCGAGGGCGCATCCCTGGACGACATCGCGAAACGAGCGGGCGTCGGCTCGGGCACCCTCTACCGCCACTTCCCGACGCGGCGGGCGCTGCTGGAGGCGGCGTACGCGGCCCGCATCGACGCATTGGCCGAGCGCGGCGATGAGCTGTCGCGGTCCCTCCCACCGAGCGAGGCCCTGACGGAGTGGCTGCACGAGGTGTGCGTGGCGACGATCCAGGTCCGGGGCCTGAAGTCCCTGATGGGCTCAGCCGTTGCGGACGCCGACTCGACCCCGCTGACGGCCTGCGGCACGGTGGTCCGCACGACCGCGAAGCGGCTGGTCGAACAGGCACGGTCCGAGGGCGCCCTCCGCCCCGACCTGACCCCCGCCGACCTCCTCCGTCTGACCCACGGCATCGCCACGGCGGCGGAACTGGGCGGCGGGGAGAAGGACACCCGACGGTACCTGGACCTGCTGCTGGAGGGCCTGCGGCCGCTTTGCTGA
- a CDS encoding alkaline phosphatase PhoX has translation MSLTRRDFARSTAVTGAGVVLAGSVGALATAPQALAATDLDGAQDAHGHPGIGYGPLHPDPDGLLALPAGFSYRVVTYSGRTRLESGEPTPSNHDGTAAFAGPRGAVLLVNNHELKGPRANWEHPVPLAEGLVYDPAASGGCTVVEVRRDHVAEWVGIAGTSTNCAGGNTPWGTWLTCEETEDRAGQNGMTKDHGYVFEVDPADRRANRAPKPLKVLGRYAHEAVVADPKRGHLLLTEDASGPNGLFYRWTPPEGFHHGRGRLRSLADDAGVLQAFRCFDSGGRFVDDLSRATRTGTVYGVDWVDVPDRDAATVPVRKQFTDGQVTRARKLEGMWWGDGGVYVVSSYARDESPVQHDGQVWFYDPRRRTLTLKVLLGTGGAFDGPDNITVSPYGGLVIAEDGEGAQHLFGATDGGRTYPIARNELNLGTESAPVYSEFTGVTFSPDGHTLFANIQEPGIMLAITGPWKRQRRG, from the coding sequence ATGTCACTCACCCGCAGGGACTTCGCCAGGTCGACGGCGGTCACCGGTGCCGGGGTCGTGCTCGCGGGCAGCGTCGGCGCCCTCGCCACCGCCCCGCAGGCCCTGGCCGCCACGGACCTCGACGGCGCCCAGGACGCGCACGGCCACCCCGGCATCGGGTACGGCCCGCTGCACCCCGACCCGGACGGCCTTCTCGCGCTCCCTGCGGGCTTCTCGTACCGGGTGGTGACGTACAGCGGCCGTACGCGGCTGGAGTCGGGCGAGCCGACCCCGTCGAACCACGACGGTACGGCCGCCTTCGCCGGTCCGCGCGGTGCCGTGCTGCTGGTGAACAACCATGAGCTGAAGGGGCCGCGCGCCAACTGGGAACACCCGGTGCCGCTGGCCGAGGGGCTGGTGTACGACCCGGCGGCCTCGGGTGGCTGCACGGTGGTGGAGGTCCGCCGGGACCATGTCGCCGAGTGGGTGGGCATCGCCGGTACCTCGACCAACTGCGCGGGCGGCAACACTCCTTGGGGTACCTGGCTGACCTGTGAGGAGACCGAGGACCGGGCCGGGCAGAACGGCATGACCAAGGACCACGGCTACGTCTTCGAGGTCGACCCCGCCGACCGTCGGGCCAACCGCGCGCCCAAGCCGCTCAAGGTGTTGGGCCGTTACGCGCACGAGGCGGTGGTGGCCGACCCGAAGCGGGGCCATCTCCTCCTCACCGAGGACGCGTCCGGTCCCAACGGCCTGTTCTACCGCTGGACTCCGCCGGAGGGCTTCCACCACGGCCGGGGCCGGCTGCGCAGCCTCGCGGACGACGCGGGCGTCCTCCAGGCGTTCCGCTGCTTCGACTCCGGCGGCCGCTTCGTGGACGACCTCTCGCGCGCGACGCGCACCGGCACGGTGTACGGCGTGGACTGGGTCGACGTCCCCGACCGGGACGCGGCGACGGTGCCGGTCCGCAAGCAGTTCACCGACGGCCAGGTGACGCGGGCCCGCAAGCTGGAGGGCATGTGGTGGGGCGACGGCGGGGTGTACGTCGTCTCGTCCTACGCCCGCGATGAGAGCCCGGTCCAGCACGACGGCCAGGTGTGGTTCTACGACCCCCGCCGCCGGACCCTGACCCTGAAGGTGCTGCTCGGCACCGGCGGCGCCTTCGACGGCCCCGACAACATCACCGTCTCCCCCTACGGGGGGCTGGTCATCGCCGAGGACGGCGAGGGCGCACAGCACCTCTTCGGCGCGACGGACGGGGGCCGTACGTACCCCATCGCCCGCAACGAGCTGAACCTCGGCACCGAGTCCGCCCCCGTCTACAGCGAGTTCACCGGCGTCACCTTCTCCCCCGACGGCCACACCCTCTTCGCCAACATCCAGGAACCGGGCATCATGCTGGCGATCACGGGCCCGTGGAAGCGGCAGCGCCGCGGCTAA
- a CDS encoding GNAT family N-acetyltransferase → MNGLGSVAWPPAPIRTERLVLRESEGRDRPAFIELFTSPEVGTHIGGARPRAEAERTAPEVPARRSGSFVVERDGAMIGTVTLVRRDAEAPERVRPEGGEVELGYMFLPEAWGSGYATEACGAVLEWLAGVLPGEPVVLTTQSGNARSLRLAERLGFTEAQRFEAYGAEQWFGVRPGSR, encoded by the coding sequence ATGAACGGACTCGGAAGCGTCGCCTGGCCACCCGCCCCGATACGGACCGAGCGGCTCGTTCTGCGGGAGTCCGAGGGGCGCGACCGTCCCGCCTTCATCGAGCTTTTCACCTCGCCCGAGGTGGGCACCCACATCGGCGGCGCCCGCCCGCGTGCGGAGGCGGAGCGCACCGCCCCCGAGGTGCCGGCCCGGCGGTCCGGCAGCTTCGTGGTCGAGCGGGACGGGGCGATGATCGGCACGGTGACGCTGGTCCGGCGCGACGCGGAGGCGCCGGAGCGCGTGCGTCCCGAAGGCGGGGAGGTCGAGCTCGGCTACATGTTCCTGCCCGAGGCGTGGGGGAGCGGCTACGCGACCGAGGCGTGCGGAGCCGTACTGGAGTGGCTGGCCGGTGTGCTGCCCGGTGAGCCCGTGGTCCTCACCACGCAGAGCGGCAACGCCCGGTCGCTGCGCCTCGCGGAGAGGCTCGGGTTCACCGAGGCGCAGCGGTTCGAGGCGTACGGCGCCGAGCAGTGGTTCGGTGTCCGGCCGGGGTCTCGGTGA